A window from Salvia miltiorrhiza cultivar Shanhuang (shh) chromosome 2, IMPLAD_Smil_shh, whole genome shotgun sequence encodes these proteins:
- the LOC131009000 gene encoding probable protein phosphatase 2C 34: MGNVSTILRRRRRKAKDEFVLRSSGSLSIHGSNNLASVFSRRGQKGPNQDRCIVWEEFGGEEDMMFCGIFDGHGPWGHFVAKKVRDSMPCALLRNWQHALLEASDKKQKLHHIWNHSYLNTCAAIDQELRHHRTVDSFYSGTTALTIVRQGDAIFIANVGDCRAVLGTSSQSGNLVAEQLTIDMKPNLPQEAARISECNGRVYSLQDEAGVPRLWLPDEESPGLAMSRAFGDYCAKDFGLTSVPHLTHRDITSNDHFVVIATDGVWDVISNEEAVEIVAAADEREKCGKRLVECAARAWKRKRKGIAMDDISAIVIFFHSHTFST; encoded by the exons ATGGGGAATGTATCAACAATTttgaggagaagaaggagaaaagCAAAAGACGAGTTTGTATTGAGGAGTTCAGGCAGTCTCAGCATTCATGGCTCTAACAATTTGGCTTCTGTTTTCTCCAGGAGAGGCCAGAAGGGCCCCAACCAAGACCGCTGCATTGTTTGGGAg GAATTCGGAGGGGAAGAAGACATGATGTTTTGCGGGATATTTGATGGGCATGGTCCATGGGGCCATTTCGTGGCCAAGAAAGTGAGAGACTCGATGCCTTGCGCTCTCCTCCGCAATTGGCAACACGCGCTTCTCGAAGCTTCGGATAAGAAGCAGAAGCTTCATCACATATGGAACCACTCCTATCTCAACACCTGTGCTGCCATAGATCAGGAGCTTCGCCACCATCGCACCGTTGATTCATTCTACAGTGGAACCACTGCCTTGACCATCGTTAGGCAG GGTGATGCTATATTCATAGCTAATGTTGGAGACTGCCGCGCTGTGTTGGGCACCTCGTCTCAGAGCGGCAACTTGGTGGCGGAGCAGCTCACAATCGACATGAAGCCCAATCTGCCTC AGGAGGCTGCGAGGATCAGTGAGTGCAACGGGCGCGTGTACAGCCTGCAGGACGAGGCCGGGGTGCCCAGGCTGTGGCTGCCCGACGAGGAGTCCCCGGGGCTGGCCATGTCGAGGGCCTTCGGGGACTACTGCGCCAAGGATTTCGGGCTGACTTCTGTGCCTCACCTCACTCACAGGGACATCACCAGTAATGACCACTTTGTTGTCATAGCAACGGATGGG GTTTGGGATGTTATATCGAATGAAGAAGCAGTGGAGATAGTAGCAGCAGCTGATGAGAGGGAGAAATGTGGGAAGCGGTTGGTGGAGTGCGCTGCTCGAGCgtggaagaggaagaggaaggggATTGCCATGGATGATATCTCTGCCATTGTCATTTTCTTCCATTCTCACACTTTCTCTACCTAG